In a single window of the Desulfotomaculum sp. genome:
- a CDS encoding radical SAM protein yields the protein MIALQGKIVTREILCKTALSKTGIPGYEYCMNPYVGCVHGCIYCYASFMCRFTGHREKWGEFLDVKVNFPEALAKQLGSRRTRPEGRVLLGSVTDAYQPVEIRYEITRSVLKALADYQRLQVNILTKSDLVQRDLPLLQQLQDCEVGFTITTMDHKVARVLEPGAFLPNQRIAAARKLVEASVSVWVFIAPLLPGLSDSEESLTDLLKTLHETGIEEILLDNLNPYPAVMHRLKTAYRQYFPGALPELEEYLSHPAIYRAKSQALLRQISDFVGCRPYFI from the coding sequence ATGATTGCTTTGCAGGGAAAAATTGTAACAAGGGAAATCTTGTGCAAAACAGCCTTAAGCAAGACGGGGATTCCAGGGTATGAATACTGCATGAATCCCTATGTCGGCTGCGTTCACGGCTGCATTTACTGTTACGCTTCCTTTATGTGCCGTTTTACAGGCCACCGGGAAAAGTGGGGCGAATTCCTTGACGTTAAGGTAAATTTCCCTGAAGCGCTCGCCAAACAGCTGGGCAGCCGCCGGACGAGGCCCGAAGGCAGGGTCCTGCTGGGCAGTGTGACCGACGCCTATCAGCCGGTCGAAATCCGTTACGAAATCACACGGTCCGTTCTCAAAGCGCTGGCCGACTACCAGCGGCTTCAGGTCAATATTCTAACAAAATCGGACCTTGTTCAGAGGGACCTTCCGTTACTGCAACAACTGCAGGACTGCGAGGTCGGATTTACGATTACTACCATGGATCATAAAGTTGCCCGGGTGCTTGAACCCGGCGCTTTTTTGCCAAACCAGCGTATCGCCGCAGCCCGGAAACTAGTCGAGGCCAGTGTTTCTGTGTGGGTTTTTATAGCCCCGCTGCTTCCGGGATTGTCGGATTCCGAGGAATCTCTAACGGATTTACTGAAGACTCTTCACGAAACCGGCATTGAAGAAATCCTGCTGGACAATTTGAATCCCTACCCTGCGGTCATGCACCGCTTAAAAACAGCCTACCGCCAGTATTTTCCCGGAGCTTTGCCTGAATTAGAAGAATACCTGTCTCATCCAGCAATCTACCGGGCAAAAAGTCAGGCGCTGCTGCGGCAGATCAGTGATTTTGTAGGCTGCCGGCCATATTTTATATAA
- a CDS encoding ATPase translates to MIEKNWHALDVGSLQQEFKTDLERGLNTEEADARLKTFGPNALEEEPPRSFFVMIYNQLKDVLVLILIAAALISAFIGEWRDSIVILIIVILNGTIRSIKENKARYAMKALKDMTKPLAKVIRGGNLLQISSEKVVPGDLFLVEAGDFVPADSRLIEAASLYVDESALTGESIPVEKDTAVINTGQLAVGDRKNMLFMGTAVTGGRGKALVVETGMKTQLGRIAELLETAEEESTPLQQRLASLGKVLGIAAGAIVVVVLALGLYRGIPLPEMFMVSISLAVAAVPEGLTAVVTIVLAMGVTRMSQRQAIIRRLPAVETLGAATVICSDKTGTLTKNEMTVTGIFVADSFFQVTGSGYEPEGKFLDKNGKEMSSLDTNLDLLLLGGLLNSDAQLEQTDTGYQVAGDPTEVALVVAAAKAGITKKETETKYPRLAEIPFDSNRKMMTTFHLLSGTVQSFTKGAPDVLLSRCSKVLSAKEPVLLDEGIRKHLLEVNSGFALQGQRVLALATRLWPEVKENYPKESDTAERDLTFIGFYAIQDPPRPEAKEAVAVSRGAGIRSIMITGDHRDTAIAIAKELDLLQPGDEVMTGDQIEMIDEEGLRKVANKVAVYARVSPEHKLRIVSALKHHGHVVAMTGDGVNDAPALKRADIGAAMGISGTEVARGASDMVLRDDNFATIVKAIEEGRTIYNNIRSSVQFLLSCNAGEIITIFVALLLGLGNPLTPIQILWMNLVTDGAPALALGLEPPLKGLMKKPPRNPREGLFAGGMGAKILWQGFVIGAMCLVCYFIGLRQGLPVKQVHTMVFATLCMCQLVHSFNVRSLDQSLFSIGFFTNRSLVLANVLSVSALLSVIFVPFLRDMFGTELLQLNNWLLVLGLSIVPLVAVEISKAIGKLSITAQKKNK, encoded by the coding sequence TTATCCTGATCATTGTAATCCTCAATGGAACAATAAGGTCAATTAAAGAAAACAAAGCAAGATATGCCATGAAGGCTTTAAAAGACATGACTAAACCATTAGCTAAAGTAATTAGGGGCGGTAATTTATTACAGATTTCCTCGGAAAAGGTTGTCCCGGGTGATTTGTTTTTAGTTGAAGCAGGTGACTTTGTTCCGGCCGACTCAAGGCTGATTGAAGCAGCTTCCCTTTATGTTGATGAATCCGCTTTAACCGGAGAGTCTATACCGGTCGAAAAGGATACAGCTGTAATTAACACCGGCCAGTTGGCTGTAGGTGACAGAAAAAATATGCTTTTCATGGGTACTGCTGTGACCGGCGGCCGGGGTAAAGCGCTTGTTGTTGAGACAGGAATGAAGACTCAGTTGGGACGAATCGCTGAACTGCTTGAAACAGCGGAAGAAGAATCAACACCTTTGCAACAGCGTTTAGCCAGTCTGGGTAAAGTCCTTGGCATAGCGGCAGGGGCGATAGTGGTCGTTGTGCTTGCTTTGGGACTGTATCGTGGAATACCGCTGCCGGAAATGTTTATGGTATCCATCAGTCTGGCTGTAGCCGCAGTACCTGAAGGGCTGACCGCAGTGGTAACAATCGTACTGGCCATGGGCGTGACCAGAATGAGCCAGCGCCAGGCTATTATCAGGAGGTTGCCGGCCGTTGAGACACTAGGCGCCGCAACGGTAATTTGCTCGGATAAGACTGGTACGTTGACCAAAAATGAAATGACCGTTACCGGAATTTTTGTCGCAGACAGCTTTTTTCAAGTAACCGGAAGCGGTTATGAACCGGAAGGAAAGTTTTTAGATAAGAATGGCAAAGAAATGTCCTCTTTGGATACAAATTTGGATCTGCTCCTGTTAGGCGGGCTTTTAAACAGCGATGCCCAGCTGGAACAAACGGATACCGGTTATCAAGTAGCCGGCGATCCTACCGAGGTAGCGCTGGTAGTTGCTGCCGCCAAAGCAGGTATAACAAAAAAGGAAACCGAAACAAAATACCCCAGGTTAGCTGAGATACCCTTCGATTCAAACCGTAAAATGATGACTACATTCCACCTTCTAAGCGGAACTGTTCAGTCCTTTACCAAAGGTGCGCCTGATGTGCTGCTGTCCCGCTGCAGCAAGGTACTGTCGGCAAAAGAGCCTGTCCTTCTGGACGAAGGCATCCGCAAGCACCTCCTGGAGGTTAATTCCGGGTTTGCATTGCAAGGGCAAAGAGTATTAGCCCTGGCTACCCGGCTGTGGCCTGAAGTGAAGGAGAACTATCCAAAGGAATCAGACACAGCGGAACGTGATTTGACCTTTATCGGCTTCTACGCTATCCAGGATCCTCCGCGACCGGAGGCTAAAGAAGCGGTTGCGGTCAGCCGCGGGGCAGGCATCCGTTCAATAATGATAACTGGTGACCACCGGGATACCGCAATCGCTATTGCTAAAGAATTAGACTTACTGCAGCCGGGTGACGAAGTGATGACCGGCGACCAGATTGAAATGATAGACGAAGAAGGATTGAGAAAGGTTGCCAATAAAGTCGCCGTTTATGCCAGGGTATCACCCGAGCATAAATTACGCATCGTCAGCGCTCTAAAGCATCACGGACATGTCGTGGCCATGACCGGTGACGGCGTGAATGACGCCCCGGCTCTTAAAAGGGCTGACATCGGGGCGGCGATGGGAATCAGCGGGACCGAGGTAGCCAGGGGGGCTTCAGATATGGTGCTGCGGGATGATAATTTTGCCACCATAGTTAAAGCAATCGAGGAAGGAAGGACTATATATAATAACATACGCAGCAGCGTACAATTTCTGCTTTCCTGCAACGCAGGAGAAATTATAACCATCTTTGTCGCCTTATTGCTTGGTTTAGGAAATCCCCTGACACCTATCCAAATACTATGGATGAACCTGGTCACGGACGGAGCCCCTGCCCTGGCCCTTGGGCTGGAACCACCTTTAAAAGGCCTCATGAAGAAACCGCCCCGTAATCCCCGGGAAGGCCTGTTTGCCGGGGGCATGGGCGCCAAAATACTCTGGCAGGGCTTTGTTATAGGAGCTATGTGCCTTGTATGTTACTTCATTGGCTTGCGCCAGGGTCTGCCGGTAAAACAGGTGCACACCATGGTTTTCGCAACCTTATGCATGTGCCAGCTGGTACATTCCTTCAACGTCAGGAGTCTGGATCAGTCACTCTTCAGCATAGGCTTCTTCACAAATCGCAGTCTTGTCCTTGCCAATGTGCTTTCCGTTTCGGCATTATTATCAGTAATATTCGTCCCTTTCCTGCGTGACATGTTTGGAACCGAACTGCTTCAGCTTAATAACTGGCTGCTTGTTCTTGGCTTAAGTATTGTGCCGCTAGTTGCAGTCGAAATAAGCAAAGCGATCGGAAAGTTATCTATTACTGCGCAGAAAAAAAATAAGTAG